A DNA window from Turicibacter sp. TJ11 contains the following coding sequences:
- the whiA gene encoding DNA-binding protein WhiA — MSFASETKKELVQIQSDDCCAKAELSALIRMNGVISLSSKGLVLDFATENAAIARRTLQLIKQLFDTEVDLLSRKKMQLKKNNVYIIRIKKNARDIATELGIMSETGFVLGIAKHLIEYDCCKRAYLRGAFLAGGSVNNPETSSYHFEIFTLDEEHAEDLKDLLNVFELNARVLQRKKGYITYIKEAEKISDFLRAIEAYNAVLNFEDVRIFRDIRNSENRLNNCEIANETKTIAAAQRQIDNIELIDLVYGIDSLPERLQYVARLRLEFPEENLTYLSEIATERGMKLTKSGVNHRMRKLSEMAEEIRENQQKRSLEK, encoded by the coding sequence ATGTCATTCGCTTCTGAAACGAAAAAAGAATTAGTTCAAATTCAATCAGATGATTGTTGTGCTAAAGCAGAACTATCAGCACTTATTCGAATGAATGGAGTTATTTCTTTATCAAGTAAAGGTTTAGTTCTTGATTTTGCAACTGAAAATGCCGCGATTGCTCGTCGAACGTTGCAGTTAATTAAGCAGTTATTTGATACTGAGGTTGATTTATTATCGCGAAAAAAAATGCAACTGAAAAAAAATAACGTCTATATTATTCGTATTAAGAAAAATGCTCGTGATATTGCCACAGAATTAGGAATTATGTCTGAAACTGGCTTTGTTTTAGGGATTGCTAAGCATTTAATTGAGTATGATTGCTGTAAAAGAGCCTATTTGCGAGGTGCTTTTTTAGCGGGAGGTTCGGTTAATAATCCTGAAACATCATCTTATCATTTTGAAATTTTTACACTTGATGAAGAACATGCGGAAGATCTTAAAGATTTGTTAAATGTTTTTGAACTAAATGCCCGTGTCTTACAACGTAAAAAAGGATATATTACTTATATCAAAGAAGCTGAGAAAATTAGTGATTTTTTAAGGGCGATTGAAGCATATAATGCAGTTTTAAATTTCGAGGATGTACGTATTTTTAGAGATATCCGTAACTCAGAAAATCGTTTAAATAATTGTGAAATTGCTAATGAAACAAAAACAATTGCTGCAGCGCAGCGTCAAATTGATAACATTGAACTAATTGATCTTGTTTATGGAATAGATTCGTTACCAGAACGTTTACAATACGTTGCCAGGTTAAGGTTAGAGTTTCCTGAGGAAAATTTAACTTATTTAAGTGAAATTGCCACGGAACGCGGGATGAAGTTGACTAAGTCAGGCGTCAATCATCGGATGAGAAAGTTGTCCGAAATGGCAGAAGAAATTCGGGAAAATCAGCAAAAACGTTCATTAGAAAAATAA
- a CDS encoding NUDIX domain-containing protein gives MRVVNSLLLKDNKILLLFKPSRKKWFLPGGKAEFSEHVIQTGCREFFEETGLQLQSAELGAVTTIVVEEESDQTEWMLYTIKGTHATGELNKENREGTLAWHEIGELDTLPMFEGDRLIIKHLINSNQPIVSTQFYTPSYDLIKVISSHNTELK, from the coding sequence ATGCGTGTGGTGAATAGTTTGTTACTGAAAGATAATAAGATATTACTTTTATTTAAACCGAGCCGAAAAAAATGGTTTCTACCTGGCGGAAAAGCCGAATTTAGTGAACATGTCATACAAACAGGATGTCGAGAATTTTTTGAAGAAACAGGGTTGCAGCTACAAAGTGCAGAACTTGGTGCGGTGACAACGATTGTTGTTGAAGAGGAATCAGATCAAACGGAGTGGATGCTTTATACGATTAAAGGAACTCACGCAACAGGTGAATTAAATAAAGAGAATCGAGAAGGAACATTAGCTTGGCATGAGATTGGTGAATTAGATACATTACCGATGTTTGAAGGGGATCGTCTAATTATTAAACACTTAATTAATAGCAATCAACCTATTGTTTCAACTCAATTTTATACGCCTTCATACGATTTAATTAAAGTTATTTCAAGTCATAATACAGAACTTAAGTGA
- the rapZ gene encoding RNase adapter RapZ — MKKINLLIVTGMSGAGKSVVLNSLEDVGYHCIDNFPPKLLPKLTELIMGASEHTVNLAVVIDLRSLDFDSIDEMLYFLQDSHFVNVHVVYLDANDTTLVKRYKETRRTHPLSRDTNLLDGINKERELLKPILDISDFKIDTTGLAAKDLKQQIITKYGSMDKDYFSVTFMSFGFKHGTPIDTDIMFDVRFLPNPFYIEAMRPQTGLDESVYEYVMSFEETTTFLSKLIDLLQFLIPKYKAEGKSQVIIGIGCTGGQHRSVAIAEYLSTAFEKDYKTNATHRDIHRAYKK, encoded by the coding sequence ATGAAAAAAATTAATTTACTAATTGTCACGGGGATGAGTGGAGCTGGAAAAAGTGTTGTATTAAATAGTTTAGAGGATGTAGGTTATCACTGTATTGACAATTTTCCACCTAAATTATTACCTAAGTTAACAGAGTTAATTATGGGAGCGAGTGAGCATACCGTTAATTTAGCAGTTGTGATTGATTTAAGATCACTAGACTTTGACTCTATTGATGAAATGTTATATTTCTTACAAGATAGTCATTTTGTCAATGTCCATGTTGTTTACTTAGATGCAAATGATACAACACTCGTTAAACGATATAAGGAAACAAGACGTACACACCCATTATCACGCGACACTAATTTGTTAGATGGAATTAATAAAGAACGAGAGCTGTTAAAGCCAATTTTAGATATCTCAGACTTTAAAATCGATACAACAGGTTTAGCTGCTAAAGATTTAAAACAGCAAATTATTACGAAGTATGGAAGTATGGATAAAGATTATTTTAGTGTAACATTTATGTCATTTGGATTTAAACATGGGACACCAATTGATACAGATATTATGTTTGATGTTCGTTTCTTACCTAATCCTTTTTATATTGAAGCCATGCGCCCACAAACTGGGTTAGATGAAAGTGTTTATGAGTACGTGATGAGCTTTGAAGAAACAACGACGTTTTTATCTAAATTAATTGACTTGTTACAATTCTTAATTCCAAAGTATAAAGCTGAAGGAAAGTCACAAGTCATTATTGGGATTGGATGTACAGGGGGACAACATCGCTCAGTTGCCATTGCAGAATATTTATCCACTGCTTTTGAAAAAGATTATAAAACAAACGCGACTCATCGAGATATTCATCGCGCATATAAAAAATAG
- the gpmI gene encoding 2,3-bisphosphoglycerate-independent phosphoglycerate mutase, translated as MTKKPVALIILDGFGLRDETAGNAVKAAKMPNLDRLFNKYPHNTLEASGLGVGLPEGQMGNSEVGHLNLGAGRIVYQSLTRINLAVKNGELKNDPVIEKGCKHALENNKNIHVMGLLSPGGIHSHNEHMYALVEAAKAQGAKEVYVHAFLDGRDTAPKSALEYIEALETKLAEIGIGKVATVSGRYYSMDRDKNYDRTQLAYDAMTQGIGETFESAKAGVEASYKNDVLDEFVAPFVVDANGLIKDGDTVIFANFRPDRAQQIAIALSNPENVANFAKEGKPALDPSKGPKDVYFISMMSYGDAVNGPVIFGLQDLANTYGEVISANGLKQLRIAETEKYAHVTFFFDGGVDKEIEGATRVLINSPKVATYDLKPEMSAYEVADACVAEINKDVHDTIILNFANPDMVGHTGVFDATVKALEAVDECLGKVVDAIIAKGGVAIITADHGNAEKLEDENGGAYTAHTSNPVPVIVTKEGIELRDGGNLGDLAPTMLQLLGVEQPAEMTGKSIIK; from the coding sequence ATGACTAAAAAACCTGTAGCATTAATTATTTTAGACGGTTTCGGGTTACGTGATGAAACTGCTGGAAACGCAGTTAAAGCGGCCAAAATGCCAAACTTAGATCGTTTATTTAATAAATACCCTCATAACACATTAGAAGCTTCTGGATTAGGTGTTGGATTACCAGAAGGACAAATGGGGAACTCAGAGGTAGGACACTTAAATTTAGGTGCTGGACGTATCGTTTATCAATCATTAACTCGTATTAACTTAGCTGTTAAAAATGGTGAGTTAAAAAATGATCCAGTGATTGAAAAAGGATGCAAACACGCATTAGAAAACAATAAAAACATTCATGTAATGGGATTATTATCTCCAGGTGGAATTCATTCACACAACGAGCATATGTATGCATTAGTTGAAGCAGCAAAAGCTCAAGGTGCAAAAGAAGTTTACGTACATGCATTTTTAGATGGACGTGATACTGCACCTAAATCAGCATTAGAGTACATTGAAGCATTAGAGACTAAATTAGCTGAAATCGGAATTGGAAAAGTAGCGACTGTATCAGGACGTTACTATTCAATGGACCGCGATAAAAACTATGATCGTACTCAATTAGCTTATGATGCAATGACTCAAGGAATTGGAGAAACTTTTGAATCAGCTAAAGCTGGGGTAGAAGCTTCTTACAAAAATGATGTTTTAGATGAATTCGTTGCACCATTTGTTGTTGATGCAAATGGATTAATCAAAGATGGAGATACAGTAATTTTTGCTAACTTCCGTCCTGACCGTGCACAACAGATTGCAATCGCATTATCTAATCCAGAAAATGTTGCAAACTTTGCTAAAGAAGGAAAACCTGCATTAGATCCATCTAAAGGACCTAAAGATGTTTACTTCATTTCAATGATGTCTTACGGGGATGCGGTTAATGGACCAGTTATCTTTGGATTACAAGATTTAGCTAATACTTACGGAGAAGTTATTTCAGCAAATGGATTAAAACAATTACGTATTGCTGAAACTGAAAAATATGCTCACGTAACATTCTTCTTCGATGGTGGAGTAGATAAAGAAATCGAAGGAGCAACTCGTGTTTTAATCAATTCACCAAAAGTTGCAACTTATGATTTAAAACCTGAAATGTCAGCTTATGAAGTAGCGGATGCATGTGTAGCTGAGATTAATAAAGATGTTCATGATACAATCATTTTAAACTTTGCTAACCCAGATATGGTTGGGCACACTGGTGTATTTGATGCAACAGTAAAAGCATTAGAAGCTGTGGATGAGTGCTTAGGTAAAGTTGTAGATGCAATCATTGCTAAAGGTGGAGTTGCTATTATTACAGCTGACCACGGTAATGCAGAAAAATTAGAAGATGAAAATGGTGGAGCATATACTGCTCATACATCAAATCCAGTTCCAGTCATCGTAACAAAAGAAGGAATCGAATTACGTGACGGTGGAAATTTAGGAGATTTAGCACCAACAATGTTACAATTATTAGGTGTTGAACAACCGGCTGAAATGACTGGAAAATCAATTATTAAATAA
- the trxB gene encoding thioredoxin-disulfide reductase, with translation MEKVYDLAIIGAGPAGMTAAIYAARASLSVVMIERGAPGGQMVNTFEIENYTGFETITGPELSMKMFEHAQAAGAEYAYGNVENVVIAEDGTKVIDCGDHQIHAKTIIIATGTKHRLLNVPGESELSGRGISWCAVCDGAFFRGKKVVVIGGGDSAVEEAIYLAGLVEKVTIVHRRDELRAQKILQKRAFADEKIEFVWDSVVESFEEANGKLGAVKIKNTKTGEISEIEADGAFIYIGLDPITDMIKELGVTDDAGYVKVDHAMMTPVEGVFAAGDVISKELRQVVTAVNDGAIAAQSAFKYIETNLR, from the coding sequence ATGGAAAAAGTTTATGATTTAGCGATTATCGGTGCTGGTCCTGCAGGAATGACAGCAGCCATTTATGCAGCACGCGCCAGTTTATCGGTTGTCATGATTGAGCGTGGAGCTCCAGGTGGTCAAATGGTTAATACATTTGAAATTGAAAACTACACAGGTTTTGAAACAATTACAGGTCCAGAATTATCAATGAAAATGTTTGAACATGCGCAAGCTGCTGGGGCAGAGTATGCATACGGTAATGTAGAGAATGTAGTCATTGCTGAAGATGGAACTAAAGTGATTGATTGTGGAGATCATCAGATTCATGCAAAAACGATTATTATTGCAACGGGAACAAAACACCGATTATTAAACGTTCCTGGTGAGAGTGAATTATCAGGACGTGGAATTTCATGGTGTGCGGTATGTGACGGTGCCTTTTTCCGTGGTAAAAAAGTTGTTGTTATTGGTGGTGGAGATTCTGCCGTTGAAGAGGCTATTTACTTAGCAGGTCTAGTTGAAAAGGTAACTATTGTTCATCGTCGTGATGAATTACGTGCCCAAAAAATCTTACAAAAACGTGCCTTTGCAGATGAAAAAATCGAATTTGTATGGGATTCAGTTGTGGAGTCATTTGAAGAAGCAAACGGAAAATTAGGTGCCGTTAAAATTAAAAATACTAAAACAGGAGAAATCTCTGAGATCGAAGCAGATGGAGCATTTATTTACATTGGATTAGATCCAATTACAGATATGATTAAAGAATTAGGTGTAACAGATGATGCAGGATATGTAAAAGTTGATCATGCCATGATGACACCAGTTGAGGGTGTGTTTGCTGCAGGTGATGTTATTAGTAAAGAGCTTCGTCAAGTTGTAACCGCAGTAAATGATGGAGCCATTGCAGCTCAATCAGCATTTAAATATATTGAAACAAACCTTCGATAA
- the ppaX gene encoding pyrophosphatase PpaX yields MLKAILFDLDGTLLNTNHLIFSSFRQTFNELLLNESLSDEEIIDCIGPTLHQTGLKYFPKNPEQFVQRYRHYYQLNHDEMIEIFPGVVEMLNSLKELGLKLVIVTSKKRDMTIKGLKYTKLYDYFDLIISSDDIINPKPHPEPIETVLKYYQLDQDECLMVGDNSHDIECAHHAGIKSVGVSWAIRGADYLKKYHPTYIINEASDLLNIVKKEGI; encoded by the coding sequence ATGCTTAAAGCTATATTATTTGATTTAGATGGAACTTTATTAAATACGAATCATCTGATTTTCAGCTCATTTCGTCAGACATTTAACGAACTTCTTTTAAATGAGTCTTTGAGTGATGAAGAAATTATCGACTGTATCGGACCGACACTTCATCAGACAGGCTTAAAATATTTCCCAAAAAATCCTGAACAATTTGTTCAACGTTATCGTCATTATTATCAGTTAAATCATGATGAAATGATCGAAATCTTTCCTGGTGTCGTTGAAATGCTTAATTCACTGAAGGAACTAGGATTAAAGCTTGTGATTGTCACCTCGAAAAAGCGAGATATGACAATTAAAGGACTAAAATATACTAAGCTTTATGATTATTTTGATTTAATTATTTCATCAGATGATATTATAAATCCAAAGCCACATCCTGAACCGATTGAAACGGTCTTAAAATATTATCAGTTAGATCAAGATGAGTGTTTGATGGTAGGCGATAATTCACATGATATTGAATGTGCTCACCATGCAGGTATAAAAAGCGTCGGCGTTAGTTGGGCCATTCGTGGTGCGGATTATTTGAAAAAGTATCATCCGACTTATATAATAAATGAAGCAAGTGATTTATTGAATATCGTAAAAAAGGAAGGTATTTAA
- the yvcK gene encoding YvcK family protein, translating into MAEYDLKVAVIGGGTGLSTILRGLKRYPIDITAIVTVADDGGSSGSLRSDFDVPPPGDIRNVLVALSEVEPLVQELFQYRFQGETELAGHPTGNLLIAAMTNITGDFASAIQKLSEVLKVRGQVLPVCNTPLCLCAEYDDGTIIQGESLIPTIEKKIKRVYYTKQDAKALHEAVEAIMEADLVLLGPGSLYTSIIPNLLLSEISEALVKTKAECVYCCNIMTQPGETTGYTASDHVIALEEHAGHSFIDKIIVNDEKINQETYERYCDQQSDVVFNDEKKLKSMNIEVIKSRLVSYNNVGEVRHNTKKVAATVFSLLLDIEEKREG; encoded by the coding sequence ATGGCAGAGTATGATTTAAAGGTTGCTGTCATTGGTGGAGGAACAGGGTTATCTACAATTTTAAGAGGATTAAAACGATATCCAATTGATATAACGGCCATTGTCACAGTAGCAGATGATGGAGGAAGTTCGGGAAGTTTACGATCAGATTTTGATGTCCCTCCCCCTGGAGATATTCGAAATGTTTTAGTTGCTTTATCCGAAGTTGAACCACTTGTACAAGAATTATTTCAGTATCGATTTCAAGGTGAAACAGAGTTAGCAGGTCATCCAACTGGAAATTTATTAATTGCAGCTATGACAAATATTACGGGGGACTTTGCTTCTGCTATTCAAAAATTAAGTGAGGTTTTAAAAGTTAGAGGACAAGTCTTACCAGTATGTAACACACCGTTGTGCTTGTGTGCAGAGTATGATGATGGTACAATCATTCAGGGCGAATCGCTTATTCCTACGATTGAAAAAAAAATTAAGCGTGTTTATTATACAAAACAAGATGCTAAGGCACTTCATGAAGCTGTTGAGGCTATTATGGAAGCAGATTTAGTTTTACTAGGACCAGGAAGTTTATATACTAGTATTATTCCTAACTTATTATTAAGTGAAATTTCTGAGGCGTTAGTTAAGACAAAAGCAGAATGTGTTTATTGCTGCAACATAATGACTCAACCAGGAGAAACAACAGGCTATACAGCCTCTGATCATGTAATTGCTCTAGAAGAACATGCCGGTCATTCGTTCATTGATAAAATCATTGTTAATGATGAGAAAATTAATCAAGAAACTTATGAACGATACTGTGATCAGCAATCAGATGTTGTTTTTAATGATGAGAAAAAATTAAAAAGTATGAATATTGAAGTGATTAAAAGTCGTCTAGTTTCTTACAATAACGTAGGCGAGGTTCGTCATAACACGAAAAAAGTTGCAGCGACAGTTTTTTCATTATTATTAGATATAGAGGAAAAAAGGGAGGGGTGA